Part of the Candidatus Eisenbacteria bacterium genome is shown below.
TCTGATGGGCATCGGCGTCGCGACGAATGGCGACGTCTGGATTGCGGATGGCTCGAACAATCAGTTGCTGTTCTTCCCCGGCGGACGGATCAAGGACGGCCGCATCGTCAAGGTCGCGGGGCTGAAATCGCCCTTCGACATCGTCATCGACTCCCAGAATCGTGTCTGGGTCGCCAACTCCTCGTCGGACACGGTCGTCCGATTCCCGGCCGACGAACCCACCAAGGTGGAGAGCTTCCGCGCCGGGATCGGTGTCCGTGCCCTCGCCCTGGACTCGAAGGAAAACGTCTGGGTGGCGAGCAACATGGACCTGAAAACCCCACAGCCGGTGCTTCCCGAAGGCATATCGATCATGGAGCAGTTCAAGCTGATCACCGCGCACATGTTCAAGTATGTCAGTGGGCCACCGCCGCGTCCCACGGGTGCCGTCAATATGATCCGCCCGGATGGCACCCAGCCCGCGCCGATGGGTTACACTGGCGAGGCGATCAACATCCCATGGGGCTTGAACGTCGACGGCAATGACGACGTCTGGGTCGGCAACATGTGGGGCCGGTCCGTCTCCCTGCTTGCCGGGGACGACACCAAGGGTCATCCCGCCGGCGCGAAGACCGGCGATGTCATCCACGTGTTTCAGAGCGGCAGCATCCAGATGATCACCGACGTGTCCATTGATCCGGCCGGGAACGTCTGGGCAGCGAACAACTGGAACAGTCTCGAAGCGGCGTCCAGCGAGAATCCATCCCGTCCCACCTCGACCTGGGGTGGCGGGTCGGGCTTCACCGTCATCTACGGCGTGGCGGCCCCGGTGCAGCCGCCGCGCATGGGCAAGGTGCGGGTGTACTGACGTCGCACCCGTCCCAGCAGTCGGGCTGTGTCCTATGCCGATCAGAGTGAAGGCGACCATGTCGTCCTGAAGGAGGCGGTACGCTCAGGACGAGTTGGAGTCGTCGTTGAGCCGGGATAGTGGCCGGCGCAGTCACCTCGCCGGAACACTGCAAGAAGACGCCGAAAGAGACGCTCTGGCAGAAGCTCAAGAGCCACCTCTAGCATGCGAAGGCCGGGCCTGCTCCTCTCTGGGCGGGCCCACGCCCGATGGCCCGAGCTGTTTGGTGATGCGGCTCTACTGGCCGAAGCCGTCCGCGTGAGGGTACAAGGGGGCGCCGTGAAATCCGGACGAGGGGGTGATCCGTGACGCAAGTCCGGTGTCGGGCGACAGCGCTTCTCGTGGGCGTTCTCACGTTGTCCTGCGTGCGGGCAACCCGTGCCGCCGAGAGCTGCAATCAGGTCGCCATTACGCCGGGCACCGAGGCGACGGTCTCCGTCCTGCTTCCAGACGTCGCGAGCGGTCTCCAGACGCGTCTTCAGGTCCGCGACGCGCGCGCGTCGAAGCCGGTGGACCCATGGGGCGGCTGTCCGACGACGCAACCGTACGGCACCTGCAGCCCCGCCACGCACGCCGACGCCTCCACCGTGGCGACGAGCAAGATCTACGACCCCGGTGACGGCATGCAGCTGATCGGATACCGCATGAAGAACGCCGCTGCGGCCATGACGCGAGACCCTAGGCTCTGCGTCCAGTACACGACGCAGTAGATTCGACCGCATGCTGGGCTTCAGACTCGACGCGTGGGACTACCTGACGTTCCTTGCCCTCGCTTTGGTGGGCATCGGGTTCCTCGTCTTCGTGGTCTGGCTGGCGGGGCTCCCCGGTCGCATCGCGATCGCCCGCAACCATCCCGACGCCGAGGCCGTCAACATGATGGGCTGGGCGGGGTTTCTCGCCGCGGTCCCCTGGATCCAGGCGTTCATCTGGGCCTTCAAGCCGACCGACATCATCGACATCCGACGCTTCCCGACCGAAGAGCGCGAGGCCGTCGCAGAGACCATCGCGCGGCTGCGTGGGGAGC
Proteins encoded:
- a CDS encoding DUF3302 domain-containing protein, with product MLGFRLDAWDYLTFLALALVGIGFLVFVVWLAGLPGRIAIARNHPDAEAVNMMGWAGFLAAVPWIQAFIWAFKPTDIIDIRRFPTEEREAVAETIARLRGERDPGSKVASVKRDLQETEQQPPPPKPHR